Proteins from a genomic interval of Chloroflexota bacterium:
- a CDS encoding ABC transporter ATP-binding protein — protein sequence MGNAIETHGLTKYYGASRGVMGLDLQVREGEVFGFLGPNGAGKTTTIRLLLNLLQPTSGSASVLGKDVAAESLAVRRACGVVSSDSAFYESLSGRAHLALMQSHHNGAHHRGDEVAERIGLDLDRPVKHYSHGNRQKLAIVQALAHSPRVLILDEPTSGLDPLVQQEFFKLLLEERDRGVTVFFSSHVLSEVDRLCDRVGIIREGVLAATLDVDDLHRQQVRRMEVTLSRDAWAEDFVLDGVTVVACEGRRAELQVAGHVGALIGHLATLPLEDVVFPEASLEDTFTRFYTGDGGEA from the coding sequence GTGGGCAACGCAATCGAGACACATGGCCTGACCAAGTACTACGGGGCGAGCCGCGGCGTGATGGGCCTCGACCTTCAGGTGCGTGAGGGCGAGGTCTTCGGCTTCCTCGGGCCCAACGGCGCGGGCAAGACGACGACCATCCGGCTGCTGCTGAACCTGCTGCAGCCGACCAGCGGCAGCGCGTCGGTGCTCGGCAAGGACGTTGCCGCCGAGTCCCTGGCCGTGCGGCGCGCGTGCGGCGTGGTGTCCAGCGATTCAGCCTTCTACGAGAGCCTGTCCGGCCGGGCGCACCTTGCGCTCATGCAGAGCCACCACAACGGCGCACACCATCGCGGCGACGAGGTCGCGGAGCGCATCGGACTAGACCTGGACCGGCCGGTGAAGCACTACTCGCATGGGAATCGGCAGAAGCTGGCCATCGTGCAGGCGCTCGCCCACAGCCCGCGGGTGCTCATTCTGGACGAGCCCACCAGCGGCCTCGACCCGCTGGTGCAGCAGGAGTTCTTCAAGCTGCTGCTGGAGGAGCGCGACCGGGGCGTGACGGTGTTCTTTTCGTCCCACGTCCTCAGCGAGGTCGACCGGCTTTGTGACCGCGTCGGCATCATCCGCGAGGGCGTGCTCGCCGCGACGCTGGACGTGGACGATCTGCACCGGCAGCAGGTGCGCCGCATGGAGGTCACCCTGTCACGCGACGCCTGGGCGGAGGACTTCGTGCTCGACGGCGTAACCGTCGTCGCCTGCGAGGGGCGCCGAGCCGAGCTGCAGGTTGCAGGCCACGTCGGCGCGCTCATCGGCCATCTTGCCACACTGCCGCTGGAGGACGTCGTCTTCCCGGAAGCGAGCCTGGAGGACACGTTCACGCGCTTCTACACGGGCGACGGAGGTGAGGCATGA
- a CDS encoding glycine--tRNA ligase produces MDKIVSLCKRRGFVFPGSEIYGGLANAWDYGPMGVELKRNVKEAWWRDVVRRREDVVGLEAAIMMNPAVWEASGHLAGFTDPLVECRACHHRFRADHVESSECPDCGGALGDARQFNLMLKTFLGAVEDTASTVYMRPETAQGMFVNFLNVQTATRKKLPFGIAQIGKSFRNEITPGNFIFRTREFEQMEMEFFVQPGEDDEWHAFWIQERLDWYVRHGVREENLRLRPHDADELSHYSKATTDIEYLFPWGWAELEGIANRTDFDLRQHSEHSGARLTYFDNDTNQHVTPYVIEPASGVDRAALAFLVDAYDEEEVGGEAAGAGAGEARVVLRFHPRIAPVQAAVLPLSRNARLTPLAREVFAALVDDGRWRVEYDDAQSIGRRYRRFDEVGAPLCITVDFDSLDDNQVTIRNRDTLLQERIAIPDLPAALAARLG; encoded by the coding sequence ATGGACAAGATCGTCTCGCTCTGCAAGCGGCGGGGCTTCGTCTTCCCCGGCAGCGAGATCTACGGCGGCCTCGCCAACGCCTGGGACTACGGCCCCATGGGCGTCGAGCTCAAGCGCAACGTCAAGGAGGCCTGGTGGCGCGACGTCGTGCGGCGGCGGGAGGATGTCGTCGGGCTGGAAGCCGCCATCATGATGAACCCCGCCGTATGGGAGGCCTCGGGCCACCTTGCCGGCTTCACCGACCCCCTCGTCGAGTGCCGAGCCTGCCATCACCGCTTCCGCGCCGACCACGTCGAGTCCTCCGAGTGCCCGGACTGCGGCGGCGCCCTCGGCGACGCCCGCCAGTTCAACCTGATGCTCAAGACCTTCCTCGGCGCCGTCGAGGACACGGCCAGCACGGTGTACATGCGCCCGGAGACGGCGCAGGGCATGTTTGTGAACTTCCTGAACGTGCAGACCGCCACCCGCAAGAAGCTGCCCTTTGGCATCGCGCAGATAGGCAAGTCCTTCCGTAACGAGATCACCCCCGGCAACTTCATCTTCCGCACCCGAGAGTTCGAGCAGATGGAGATGGAGTTCTTCGTCCAGCCCGGCGAGGACGACGAGTGGCACGCGTTCTGGATACAGGAGCGCCTGGACTGGTACGTGCGCCACGGCGTCCGCGAGGAGAACCTCCGCCTGCGCCCGCACGACGCCGACGAGCTCTCGCACTACTCCAAGGCCACCACGGACATCGAGTACCTCTTCCCGTGGGGGTGGGCGGAGCTCGAGGGCATCGCCAACCGCACGGACTTTGACCTGCGGCAGCACTCGGAGCACAGCGGCGCGCGGCTCACCTACTTCGACAACGACACCAACCAGCACGTCACGCCCTACGTCATCGAGCCGGCCAGCGGCGTCGACCGCGCGGCCCTCGCCTTCCTCGTCGACGCCTACGACGAGGAGGAGGTCGGCGGCGAGGCCGCCGGCGCCGGCGCCGGTGAGGCCCGCGTCGTGCTGCGGTTCCACCCCCGCATCGCGCCCGTGCAGGCCGCCGTGCTGCCCCTCAGCCGCAACGCCCGCCTCACCCCCCTCGCCCGCGAGGTCTTCGCCGCCCTCGTGGACGACGGCCGCTGGCGCGTCGAATACGACGACGCCCAGAGCATCGGCCGCCGCTACCGCCGCTTCGATGAGGTCGGCGCCCCCCTCTGCATCACCGTAGACTTCGACTCCCTCGACGACAACCAGGTCACCATCCGCAACCGCGACACGCTGCTCCAGGAGCGCATCGCCATCCCGGACCTCCCCGCCGCATTGGCGGCGCGCCTGGGATAG
- a CDS encoding site-specific DNA-methyltransferase has product MSHATLLLGDSRTELKALDSDSVDLVFTSPPYANQRASTYGGIKPQEYVEWLLPIVDELYRVLKPTGTFVLNIKEPAIDGERHTCVLELILAMRYRGWLWTEEFIWHKKNCYPGKWPNRFRDAWERLLQFNKHRQFKMNQEAVMVPVGDWYEDRMRNLSETDRVRDESKVGSGFGKKVENWLGRDKVYPTNVLHGATECGNRNHSAVFPSWLPEWFIDLFTDPGDVVLDPFAGSGTTLLASLDKGRDAIGVEIYEPYYRKLQEELGHQVRLAL; this is encoded by the coding sequence ATGTCACACGCTACGCTTCTCTTGGGAGACTCCCGGACGGAATTGAAGGCCCTTGATTCAGATTCCGTCGATCTTGTTTTCACTTCGCCCCCCTATGCCAACCAGCGAGCCTCTACATATGGCGGCATCAAGCCTCAAGAGTACGTAGAGTGGTTGCTGCCTATAGTGGACGAGTTGTATCGCGTCCTCAAGCCCACCGGCACCTTTGTCCTCAACATCAAGGAACCGGCCATAGACGGCGAGCGGCATACGTGTGTGCTTGAGCTCATACTCGCAATGCGTTACCGCGGGTGGCTGTGGACAGAGGAGTTTATCTGGCACAAGAAGAATTGCTACCCGGGCAAATGGCCCAATCGCTTTCGGGATGCGTGGGAGAGGCTTCTGCAGTTCAACAAGCACCGCCAGTTCAAAATGAACCAAGAAGCTGTCATGGTGCCAGTTGGGGACTGGTACGAGGACCGCATGCGGAATCTCAGTGAGACCGATCGCGTGCGAGACGAGTCAAAGGTTGGAAGTGGCTTTGGCAAGAAGGTGGAGAACTGGTTGGGCCGCGACAAGGTCTATCCCACGAACGTACTCCACGGCGCAACCGAGTGTGGCAATCGCAATCACAGCGCGGTGTTCCCCTCCTGGCTGCCTGAGTGGTTTATTGATTTGTTCACCGATCCCGGTGATGTTGTCTTGGACCCATTCGCCGGTTCCGGCACTACGTTGCTCGCGTCGCTTGACAAAGGACGTGATGCAATTGGCGTTGAGATATATGAGCCTTACTACCGTAAGCTACAGGAAGAATTGGGGCATCAAGTGAGATTGGCCCTATGA
- a CDS encoding PmeII family type II restriction endonuclease produces the protein MNAITDEQVTAYVEANIGQFHDSRIEKLTELRLPKLLSRKNPYLFKSKNIIVASDLVQSLLSAHLSSQEETLFGAFLEGLAVYVAETVHSGMKSGVKGIDLEFTKDGARYIISIKSGPNWGNKSQIDQMKANFKTAAQVIRQGNRAANVIAVNGCCYGRDNTPDKGEYFKLCGQEFWEFITGASDFYTRIIEPLGHEAHRRDQDFQAKYAAVANTFTAQFTKDFCNKDGTIDWPKLVAFNSSKQHPPRPRRRRTS, from the coding sequence ATGAATGCCATCACGGATGAACAAGTCACAGCATACGTAGAAGCCAACATCGGGCAGTTCCACGATTCACGTATTGAGAAACTCACGGAACTCAGGCTCCCTAAGCTCCTGAGCAGGAAGAATCCCTATCTGTTCAAGAGCAAGAACATCATTGTAGCTTCAGACCTAGTGCAATCTCTATTGAGTGCGCATCTCAGTTCGCAAGAAGAGACCTTGTTCGGTGCTTTCTTGGAGGGTTTGGCAGTTTACGTTGCGGAAACGGTACACAGTGGTATGAAATCAGGTGTGAAAGGGATAGACCTTGAATTCACCAAAGATGGCGCAAGGTACATCATCTCTATCAAATCTGGACCCAATTGGGGGAATAAGTCACAGATAGACCAGATGAAGGCCAACTTCAAGACAGCAGCCCAAGTCATCCGTCAAGGCAATCGAGCAGCCAATGTCATCGCGGTTAACGGCTGTTGCTACGGTCGAGACAATACACCTGATAAAGGAGAATACTTCAAACTCTGCGGTCAAGAGTTCTGGGAGTTTATCACCGGTGCCTCTGATTTCTACACACGCATTATTGAACCTTTGGGGCATGAGGCCCACCGACGTGACCAAGACTTCCAAGCGAAGTACGCAGCAGTCGCAAATACCTTCACGGCTCAGTTTACCAAAGACTTTTGTAACAAGGATGGCACCATAGACTGGCCCAAGTTGGTAGCCTTCAATTCCTCGAAGCAGCATCCACCACGGCCAAGGCGCCGCAGAACCTCTTGA
- a CDS encoding HigA family addiction module antitoxin yields the protein MDNCLPLRRRVMPMHDPPHPGETVKVLCLEPLGLSVTRAAKGLGVTRQALSDLVNGRARVSVDMALRLSKAFGSTPELWLGLQRAYDLWHARERAEAMVVERFEEPSVTV from the coding sequence ATGGACAACTGCCTACCACTAAGGAGACGAGTCATGCCCATGCACGATCCTCCGCACCCCGGCGAGACCGTAAAAGTATTGTGCCTGGAGCCTCTCGGCCTCTCGGTGACACGGGCGGCAAAGGGACTCGGCGTGACGCGACAGGCGCTGTCGGACTTGGTGAACGGCAGAGCACGGGTGTCGGTGGACATGGCGCTGCGGCTTTCGAAGGCATTTGGGTCGACGCCGGAGCTATGGTTGGGGTTGCAGCGGGCGTACGATCTGTGGCACGCGCGGGAGCGAGCGGAGGCGATGGTGGTGGAGCGGTTTGAGGAGCCGTCGGTGACGGTGTAG
- a CDS encoding type II toxin-antitoxin system PemK/MazF family toxin, protein MTVSNVRHGDVVLVPFPLNSPTSTQRRPAVVVSGDYFNSGTGEVVIAPITGHGRAAPRIGDYAVMDWENAGLLGPGTVRARLTTLRSSHLLRKLGALSRRDMEGLSQWLRRVLEL, encoded by the coding sequence ATGACCGTATCTAACGTCCGCCACGGCGACGTCGTCCTGGTGCCCTTCCCGCTCAACTCTCCGACATCGACCCAGCGACGGCCGGCGGTCGTCGTCAGCGGCGACTATTTCAACTCCGGCACCGGCGAGGTGGTCATCGCGCCCATCACGGGCCACGGCCGCGCCGCGCCCCGTATCGGCGACTACGCGGTCATGGACTGGGAGAACGCCGGCCTCCTCGGCCCCGGCACCGTGCGCGCCCGCCTGACCACGCTGCGGTCCTCGCACCTGCTGCGCAAGCTCGGCGCGCTCTCCCGCCGCGATATGGAGGGCCTGTCCCAGTGGCTCCGCCGCGTCCTGGAGCTGTAG
- a CDS encoding exonuclease SbcCD subunit D, with the protein MRIVHTADVHIGVENYGRPATQADIDALPPYFAPGVDRRSYLGLSTRLIDFLCVLDQVVDYATRNDADLVLIAGDAYKSRDPSQTHQREFVRRVATLVSRGIPVFLLTGNHDIAHSPTRATALAIFPTLDVAGVTVAERFGTHRVETRSGPLQVVALPWIRRGQLLARDERQGAPIDEVTRYVEEDLTARILSEADALASDVPAILAAHVTVNGAVSSSERSMMLGRDYALQPSTLALPVFDYVALGHIHKHQTLIASPPVVYPGSLQRVDFSEEDDRKGFCVVDIDPAGPRGDRTRWEHVPVDARRFLTIEATVPVDAGDPTSLVLQRIAARDVDGAVVRVHVTVPGPLAGRVNERAIRDALAGAHSVAAVSREVIHERRPRIGSDARGITPQQALERYLEGRTDLSDDTRRRALEWGTELVAEETSRE; encoded by the coding sequence ATGCGCATCGTCCATACGGCTGACGTCCACATCGGCGTGGAGAACTACGGGCGTCCGGCAACTCAGGCCGACATCGACGCGCTGCCCCCGTACTTCGCGCCCGGCGTCGACCGGCGTTCGTATCTGGGCCTTTCCACACGACTCATCGACTTCCTCTGCGTCCTCGACCAGGTTGTCGACTACGCGACGCGCAACGACGCAGACCTTGTGCTCATCGCGGGCGACGCCTACAAGAGCCGAGACCCCTCGCAGACGCACCAGCGCGAGTTCGTCCGGCGCGTAGCTACGCTGGTGAGCCGCGGCATCCCCGTCTTCCTGCTGACCGGCAACCACGACATCGCCCACTCGCCGACGCGCGCAACCGCCCTTGCCATCTTCCCCACCCTCGACGTAGCCGGCGTCACCGTCGCCGAGCGCTTCGGGACGCACCGCGTCGAAACGCGCTCGGGGCCGCTGCAGGTGGTCGCGCTGCCGTGGATACGGCGAGGCCAGCTTCTGGCGCGGGATGAGCGCCAGGGCGCGCCCATCGACGAGGTCACGCGCTACGTGGAGGAGGACCTGACGGCGCGCATCCTGTCTGAGGCGGACGCCCTCGCCTCCGACGTCCCGGCCATCCTGGCCGCGCACGTCACCGTGAACGGCGCCGTGTCGAGCTCGGAGCGCTCGATGATGCTGGGCCGCGACTACGCGCTGCAGCCGAGCACCCTCGCGCTACCGGTGTTCGATTATGTCGCCCTCGGGCACATCCACAAGCACCAGACGCTCATCGCCTCGCCGCCTGTCGTCTACCCGGGCAGCCTGCAGCGCGTGGACTTCAGCGAGGAGGACGACCGCAAGGGCTTCTGCGTGGTGGACATCGACCCGGCGGGGCCCAGGGGCGATCGAACGCGGTGGGAGCACGTGCCCGTCGACGCCCGCCGCTTCCTGACCATCGAGGCGACCGTCCCTGTCGACGCCGGGGACCCCACATCGCTCGTGCTCCAGCGAATAGCGGCGCGCGACGTCGACGGGGCCGTAGTTCGCGTCCACGTGACAGTACCGGGGCCGCTGGCGGGCCGCGTGAACGAGCGCGCCATCCGCGACGCCCTCGCCGGGGCGCACTCCGTCGCCGCCGTCAGCCGCGAGGTCATCCACGAGCGGCGGCCCCGCATTGGCTCGGACGCGCGGGGCATCACGCCGCAACAGGCCCTTGAGCGCTACCTGGAGGGCCGCACAGACCTGAGCGACGATACTCGCCGCCGTGCGCTCGAGTGGGGCACGGAGCTGGTGGCCGAAGAGACTTCGAGGGAGTAG
- a CDS encoding methytransferase partner Trm112, whose amino-acid sequence MRRDLMDILVCPVCKSPLLLDVEVEAEENEEIITGSLHCAECPQTYPIIDAIPNLLPPSLRQ is encoded by the coding sequence ATGCGGCGAGACCTCATGGACATCCTGGTGTGCCCCGTCTGCAAGTCCCCCCTGCTGCTCGATGTGGAGGTGGAGGCGGAGGAGAACGAGGAGATCATTACCGGCTCGCTGCACTGCGCGGAGTGTCCCCAGACCTACCCCATCATTGACGCGATACCCAACCTGCTGCCGCCGTCGCTGCGGCAGTAG
- the rho gene encoding transcription termination factor Rho, which produces MQETAVTMAQLEAKTKEELVELAHEMGVENGAQRREEIVFHLLEAFAKRQGYVLATGLLEIIGDGYGFLRQQGLRAGPGDVYISQSQIRRFGLRTGDQVTGQVRPPKEGERYFGLIRVEAVNGADPELTRTRAHFDNLTPMYPTEQLVLESKQDNLSQRLIDLVSPLGKGQRALIVSPPKAGKTFLLKDIANGVLANAPDVYLMIVLAGERPEEVTDLRRSIKGEVYSSTFDEPVEDHCRTAEVSLERAKRLVESGKHVVVLLDSLTRLVRAYNLALPSTGRTLSGGIDTSALYPPKRFFGAARNTEEGGSLTIVATCLVDTGSRMDEVIYEEFKGTGNSEIHLERRLAERRVFPAIDIHRSGTRRDELLLTEETFKQVMLLRRMISLSAQTSNMDSTDATERVLDWLRKSKNNKEFFSNLMSEVTRGRGVER; this is translated from the coding sequence ATGCAAGAGACCGCAGTTACCATGGCACAGTTGGAGGCCAAGACCAAGGAAGAACTGGTCGAATTGGCCCATGAGATGGGCGTGGAGAACGGCGCCCAGCGGCGGGAGGAGATCGTCTTCCACCTGCTGGAGGCGTTCGCCAAGCGCCAGGGCTACGTGCTCGCCACGGGCCTGCTCGAGATCATCGGCGACGGCTACGGGTTCCTGCGCCAGCAGGGCCTGCGCGCCGGACCCGGCGACGTCTACATCTCGCAGTCCCAGATACGCCGCTTCGGGCTTCGCACCGGCGACCAGGTGACCGGGCAGGTGCGCCCGCCCAAGGAGGGGGAGCGCTACTTCGGCCTCATCCGCGTCGAGGCCGTCAACGGAGCCGACCCGGAGCTGACCCGCACGCGGGCGCATTTCGACAACCTGACGCCCATGTACCCCACGGAACAACTTGTTCTGGAATCGAAACAGGACAATCTGTCGCAGAGGCTCATTGACCTCGTTTCGCCGCTTGGCAAGGGTCAACGAGCGCTCATCGTGTCACCGCCCAAGGCAGGCAAGACGTTCCTGCTGAAGGACATCGCCAACGGCGTGCTGGCCAATGCGCCGGACGTGTACCTGATGATCGTCCTGGCGGGCGAGCGGCCGGAGGAGGTCACCGACCTGCGACGCTCCATCAAGGGCGAGGTCTACTCCTCCACCTTCGACGAGCCGGTGGAGGACCACTGCCGTACGGCGGAGGTCTCACTGGAGCGGGCCAAGCGGCTGGTCGAGAGCGGCAAGCACGTGGTGGTGCTGCTGGACAGCCTGACGCGGCTGGTGCGCGCCTACAACCTGGCGCTCCCCTCGACGGGCCGCACGCTCTCCGGCGGCATCGACACCAGCGCGCTCTACCCGCCCAAGCGCTTCTTCGGCGCCGCGCGGAACACGGAGGAGGGCGGCAGCCTCACCATCGTCGCGACGTGCCTCGTGGACACCGGCAGCCGCATGGACGAGGTCATCTACGAGGAGTTCAAGGGCACCGGCAACAGCGAGATCCACCTGGAACGCCGGCTCGCCGAACGTCGCGTTTTCCCGGCCATCGACATCCACCGCAGCGGCACCCGCCGCGACGAGCTCCTGCTGACCGAGGAGACGTTCAAGCAGGTCATGCTTCTGCGCCGGATGATCTCACTCTCCGCGCAGACGTCCAACATGGACTCCACGGACGCTACGGAGCGGGTGCTTGACTGGCTGCGCAAGTCGAAGAACAACAAGGAGTTCTTCTCCAACCTCATGTCGGAAGTGACTCGCGGCCGGGGCGTGGAGCGGTAA
- a CDS encoding CTP synthase: MTKYIFVTGGVVSSVGKGISVASIARILKSAGLSVSVQKLDPYLNVDPGTMSPYQHGEVFVTRDGSETDMDLGHYERFIDLELTSSSSVTAGQVYSGVIANERAGDYLGGTIQTVPHVTNVIKKQMMRLAEESDPDVVVVEVGGTVGDIEGLPFLEAIRQMPNDVGRDNVYYIHVTLLPHISSTGELKTKPTQHSVKELRSIGIQPDCIICRSDFPVPEGIKDKIALFCDVKPNAVIPLQTVDTIYEVPLVLQEAGLSGLLADRLGLGNLTPDLRDWEEIVGRIKEPKTPLKVAVVGKYANLPEAYISVKEALQHAGLFHHRDVEVIWVPSEDVEQEGAHTFLHDACGIVVPGGFGPRGVDGMVEAVRYAREHQVPYLGLCLGMQLMVVERSRSCAGMQGANSTEFDTETQYPVIDLMPEQRDITEMGGTMRLGIYPCHMEPGTIAAQAYAEDVVDERHRHRFELNNDYRERLEDAGLRFSGLSPDGRLVEIAEASDHPFMVGTQFHPEFRSRPNRPHPLFREFVAVAQHITREGMQPPLPLDGVGGSVNR, translated from the coding sequence ATGACGAAATATATATTTGTGACTGGCGGCGTGGTGAGTTCCGTCGGGAAGGGCATCAGCGTCGCATCAATTGCGCGAATCCTCAAAAGCGCCGGTCTCTCCGTCTCCGTTCAAAAGCTCGACCCCTACCTTAACGTCGACCCCGGAACCATGTCCCCCTACCAGCACGGCGAGGTCTTCGTCACGCGCGACGGCTCCGAAACAGACATGGATCTGGGTCATTATGAGCGGTTCATCGACCTGGAGCTGACCAGCTCCTCCAGCGTGACCGCCGGGCAAGTGTACAGCGGCGTCATCGCCAACGAGCGGGCCGGCGATTACCTGGGAGGCACCATTCAGACGGTGCCGCACGTTACCAACGTCATAAAAAAGCAGATGATGCGCCTCGCCGAGGAGTCCGACCCCGACGTCGTGGTCGTCGAGGTCGGCGGCACAGTCGGCGACATCGAGGGCCTGCCGTTCCTGGAGGCCATCCGGCAGATGCCGAACGACGTGGGCCGCGACAACGTCTACTACATCCACGTCACCCTGCTCCCCCATATCTCCTCGACGGGCGAGCTGAAGACCAAGCCGACGCAGCACAGCGTGAAGGAGCTTCGCAGCATCGGCATTCAGCCCGATTGCATCATCTGCCGCAGCGACTTCCCCGTGCCGGAGGGCATCAAGGACAAGATCGCGCTCTTCTGCGACGTGAAGCCGAACGCCGTGATCCCCCTGCAGACGGTCGACACCATTTACGAGGTGCCGCTGGTGCTGCAGGAGGCGGGCCTGTCGGGCCTCCTCGCAGATAGACTGGGGCTCGGCAACCTGACGCCGGACCTGCGCGACTGGGAGGAGATCGTCGGGCGCATCAAAGAGCCCAAGACGCCGCTTAAGGTCGCCGTGGTGGGCAAGTACGCCAACCTCCCGGAAGCCTACATCTCCGTCAAGGAGGCGCTGCAGCACGCGGGCCTGTTCCACCACCGCGACGTGGAGGTCATCTGGGTGCCGTCCGAGGACGTCGAGCAGGAGGGCGCGCACACTTTCCTGCATGACGCCTGCGGCATCGTGGTGCCGGGCGGGTTCGGGCCGCGCGGCGTCGACGGCATGGTGGAGGCCGTCCGCTACGCCCGCGAGCACCAGGTGCCATACCTGGGGCTCTGCCTCGGGATGCAGTTGATGGTCGTCGAGCGATCGAGGAGCTGCGCCGGCATGCAAGGGGCCAACTCGACGGAGTTCGATACAGAAACGCAGTACCCGGTCATCGACCTGATGCCGGAACAACGGGACATCACGGAGATGGGCGGCACGATGCGGCTGGGGATCTACCCCTGCCACATGGAGCCCGGGACCATCGCGGCGCAGGCGTACGCGGAGGATGTGGTGGACGAACGGCACCGCCACCGCTTCGAGCTCAACAACGACTACCGCGAGCGGCTGGAGGACGCGGGGCTGCGCTTCAGCGGCCTCTCGCCGGACGGGCGGCTGGTGGAGATCGCCGAGGCGTCGGACCACCCGTTCATGGTTGGGACGCAGTTCCACCCGGAGTTTCGTTCGAGGCCCAACCGGCCGCACCCGCTGTTCCGCGAGTTTGTCGCCGTAGCGCAGCACATCACTCGGGAAGGCATGCAGCCACCGCTGCCGCTGGACGGCGTCGGTGGATCGGTAAACAGATAG
- a CDS encoding GIY-YIG nuclease family protein, translated as MPNIVYVLTNPAMPGLVKIGMTDRDDVQRRMNELFTTGVPFPFECVIAKEIESTEAATVESALHRAFHPYRANESREFFQIEPEQAEALLLVLSGRDVTPRVGKLLVAASPEDSAAAEEFKKRQARISREEFLDTFTGSARIFYERVLDLGKYEGMLTTWAAKSFSLYVVSGGKRYWVCYGYASTSYYGRLYTYLAALRDKPDVPSEEIESLRKQAQDSGLFVQSGKYNELAVHTQYELTESQIDEVTQWLWALIQLIRNHLTDTQHQG; from the coding sequence ATGCCGAACATAGTCTATGTCCTTACCAACCCCGCAATGCCAGGTCTCGTAAAGATCGGCATGACCGACCGCGATGACGTCCAGCGGAGGATGAACGAACTCTTTACTACCGGCGTTCCGTTTCCATTTGAGTGCGTCATCGCCAAGGAGATTGAGAGCACTGAGGCCGCAACTGTAGAAAGCGCTCTCCACCGGGCCTTTCATCCGTACAGGGCCAACGAATCTAGGGAGTTCTTCCAAATTGAACCTGAGCAGGCTGAGGCCCTACTTCTGGTTCTGTCTGGCCGAGACGTAACACCGCGCGTGGGCAAGCTGCTTGTCGCAGCCTCCCCAGAAGACAGCGCTGCAGCAGAGGAATTCAAGAAACGTCAGGCACGAATCAGTCGGGAGGAGTTTCTAGACACATTCACCGGAAGCGCCAGAATTTTTTATGAGCGGGTGCTTGACCTTGGCAAATATGAAGGAATGCTCACGACTTGGGCCGCCAAGAGCTTCTCCCTCTACGTTGTCTCTGGAGGGAAACGATATTGGGTCTGCTACGGTTATGCTTCAACTTCCTACTATGGTCGGTTATATACCTACCTCGCCGCGTTGAGAGACAAGCCAGATGTTCCGTCAGAAGAGATTGAGTCCCTGAGGAAACAAGCCCAAGACAGTGGTTTGTTTGTCCAATCAGGAAAATACAATGAGCTTGCTGTCCACACACAATACGAACTGACAGAGTCACAGATTGATGAAGTCACCCAGTGGTTGTGGGCATTGATACAACTCATCCGCAACCACTTGACTGACACGCAACATCAGGGCTAG